Proteins from one Phyllobacterium zundukense genomic window:
- a CDS encoding alkaline phosphatase D family protein — MSRSASFTRRNFLASSGAVALTAASGLALPSYSRANARPVFTHGVQSGDVDTTTGMIWTRTDRPARVNIEVSTTESFANAYSLPPLDAFPDSDLAVKQLLTDLVSDQDIFYRLTAVDLSDLNAVSEPIIGHFKTAPTAKRNVRFAWSGDTVGQGWGIDEIGMKTYATIASHTPDFFLHSGDTIYADGPLVEETKLKDGTIWKNRIITDEKRKVAETLDEYRGQWKYNMLDDHVRALNAICPTFLQWDDHEVLNNWSSSKDLTADDRYTEKSIALLSARAGRAFHEMTPIRYTPAEPGRVYRKIAYGPLLDVFFLDLRSYRGPNGPDVEDTITPESSILGANQVRWLKRELLNSKATWKVIAADMPLGLVVWDNAKEKKGAEAVANGDNGPAKGRELEIADLLRFIKSAGIRNTVWFTADVHYTAAHYYNPDKAQFQDFEPFWEFVSGPIHAGTFGPNDLDQTFGPELKFIKAPTPEQGQNLPPSAGLQFFGLVDIDAASEQMTVRLMDRDDAELYKVTLDPVRSI, encoded by the coding sequence ATGAGCAGATCGGCTTCGTTCACGCGCCGCAACTTCCTCGCTTCATCGGGAGCCGTTGCACTGACCGCAGCGTCAGGTCTTGCCCTCCCCTCCTATTCACGCGCCAATGCGCGACCCGTTTTTACCCATGGCGTGCAGTCGGGTGACGTCGACACGACAACGGGCATGATCTGGACGCGAACCGACAGGCCAGCGCGGGTCAATATCGAAGTTTCCACGACGGAGAGCTTTGCCAACGCCTATTCGTTGCCGCCGCTCGATGCCTTCCCGGACAGTGACCTTGCGGTCAAGCAATTGCTCACCGATCTCGTCTCGGATCAGGATATTTTCTATCGCCTGACTGCAGTTGATCTCAGCGACCTCAATGCTGTCTCGGAACCGATTATAGGCCATTTCAAAACTGCCCCGACGGCAAAGCGCAATGTCCGTTTTGCCTGGTCGGGCGATACGGTGGGCCAAGGCTGGGGTATCGACGAGATTGGCATGAAAACCTATGCGACGATTGCCAGCCACACCCCCGATTTCTTCCTGCACTCGGGCGATACGATCTATGCAGACGGCCCTCTCGTCGAGGAAACCAAGCTGAAGGACGGCACCATTTGGAAGAACCGCATCATCACCGATGAGAAGCGCAAGGTAGCCGAAACGCTGGACGAATATCGCGGCCAGTGGAAATACAACATGCTCGACGATCACGTCCGTGCCCTGAATGCGATCTGCCCGACTTTCCTCCAGTGGGACGACCACGAAGTGCTCAACAACTGGTCTTCCTCCAAGGATCTGACCGCCGACGATCGCTACACCGAAAAATCCATCGCGCTCCTGTCGGCCCGTGCCGGGCGTGCCTTTCACGAAATGACCCCCATCCGCTACACGCCTGCTGAACCCGGACGCGTTTACCGCAAGATTGCATATGGTCCGCTCCTCGATGTTTTCTTTCTCGACCTGCGCTCCTATCGCGGTCCGAATGGTCCGGATGTGGAAGACACGATCACGCCGGAATCGTCCATTCTTGGCGCGAACCAGGTGCGCTGGCTGAAGCGTGAATTGCTCAATTCCAAGGCCACATGGAAGGTCATCGCTGCGGACATGCCGCTGGGTCTGGTGGTGTGGGATAATGCCAAGGAGAAGAAGGGGGCGGAGGCCGTCGCCAATGGCGACAACGGCCCGGCGAAGGGCCGGGAGCTCGAGATTGCCGATCTGCTGCGCTTCATCAAATCTGCCGGTATCCGCAATACCGTCTGGTTCACGGCAGATGTGCACTACACGGCAGCGCATTATTACAATCCGGACAAGGCGCAGTTCCAGGACTTCGAGCCGTTCTGGGAGTTCGTCTCGGGCCCCATTCATGCCGGCACTTTCGGTCCCAACGATCTCGATCAGACCTTCGGGCCGGAATTGAAGTTCATCAAGGCGCCAACGCCCGAGCAGGGACAGAACCTGCCGCCCTCGGCCGGGCTGCAATTCTTCGGTCTCGTCGATATCGATGCGGCAAGCGAACAGATGACGGTGAGGCTGATGGACCGCGACGATGCCGAACTCTACAAGGTGACGCTCGATCCTGTTCGTTCGATCTGA
- the rpsP gene encoding 30S ribosomal protein S16, with translation MSLKIRLARAGSKKRPYYHVVIADVRSPRDGRFIENVGSWNPMLPKDGDRVKLDADRINYWIGHGAQPTDRVLRFLDQAGIAKRDTRSNPEKALPGKKAQERVAMAKQAEEDAKAKVIADAEAAAAAAEAEKAAAAEAAAAPAEEAPAEETAS, from the coding sequence ATGTCACTGAAAATCCGTCTGGCCCGCGCAGGGTCGAAGAAGCGCCCTTACTACCACGTCGTCATTGCTGACGTGCGTTCGCCGCGCGATGGCCGTTTCATCGAAAACGTCGGTTCATGGAATCCGATGCTTCCCAAGGATGGCGACCGCGTCAAGCTCGATGCCGACCGCATCAATTACTGGATCGGTCACGGCGCACAGCCAACGGACCGCGTTCTGCGCTTCCTCGATCAGGCCGGTATCGCCAAGCGCGACACCCGCAGCAATCCTGAAAAGGCATTGCCGGGCAAGAAGGCACAGGAACGCGTTGCCATGGCCAAGCAGGCTGAAGAAGATGCAAAGGCCAAGGTCATTGCTGATGCGGAAGCTGCTGCCGCCGCCGCTGAGGCTGAAAAGGCTGCCGCTGCAGAAGCAGCTGCTGCCCCTGCCGAAGAAGCTCCGGCTGAAGAAACTGCAAGCTGA
- a CDS encoding chorismate mutase has product MSSSSLPKELLQLRASIDNIDAALIHMLAERFRCTKAVGVLKAKNGLAPADPGREKLQVERLRSLALDSDLDPDFAEKFLNFIVKEVIRHHETTAAKENGA; this is encoded by the coding sequence ATGTCGTCCTCCTCTCTCCCCAAAGAACTGCTCCAGCTGCGCGCTTCCATCGACAATATCGATGCAGCGTTGATCCACATGCTCGCCGAACGTTTCCGCTGCACCAAGGCAGTGGGCGTTTTGAAGGCGAAGAATGGCCTCGCACCCGCTGACCCGGGGCGTGAAAAACTACAGGTCGAACGTCTGCGCTCTTTGGCGCTGGATTCAGATCTGGACCCCGATTTTGCCGAGAAGTTCCTGAACTTCATCGTCAAGGAAGTGATCAGGCATCACGAAACAACAGCCGCCAAGGAAAATGGCGCTTAA
- the ffh gene encoding signal recognition particle protein yields MFESLQERLGSILNGLTGRGALSDADVAAALREVRRALIEADVALDVVRSFTDKVRAKAVGADIVKSIKPGQMVVKIVHDELVDMLGAEGVTIDLNAPAPVVIMMVGLQGSGKTTTTGKIGKRLTERSRKKVLLASLDTRRPAAQEQLRQLGVQTGVDTLPIIAGQTPVEIAARAVQAAKLGGHDVVILDTAGRTHIDEPLMIEMADIKKKANPHEILLVADALTGQDAVNLARSFDERVGITGLVLTRMDGDGRGGAALSMRAVTGKPIKLIATGEKMDALEEFYPRRIADRILGMGDIVSLVEKAAENIDAEKAAAMAKKMQSGKFDLNDLADQIGQMQKMGGMGGIMGMMPGMGKMKDQMAAAGLDDSIFKRQLAIISSMTKAERGNPDLLKHSRKQRIAKGSGTNAAEINKLLKMHRQMADMMKAMGGKGKGGMMKQMMGGLGAKMGLGGLGGMGGMPDLSKMDPKQLEALQKQAEAAGFGKGGGLPGGLGGLPGGFGGLGGGMPRLPGLGGGLPGLPKKKG; encoded by the coding sequence ATGTTCGAGAGCTTACAGGAACGACTTGGTTCGATTTTGAACGGCCTCACAGGCCGTGGCGCGCTGTCGGATGCCGATGTCGCGGCGGCCTTGCGCGAAGTGCGCCGGGCGCTGATCGAAGCTGACGTCGCGCTCGATGTCGTCCGTTCGTTTACCGACAAGGTTCGTGCCAAGGCCGTTGGCGCTGATATCGTCAAGAGCATCAAGCCCGGCCAGATGGTCGTCAAGATCGTCCATGACGAGCTGGTCGACATGCTCGGCGCCGAGGGCGTCACCATAGATCTGAATGCGCCGGCGCCGGTCGTCATCATGATGGTTGGTCTGCAGGGTTCCGGTAAAACCACCACCACCGGCAAGATCGGCAAGCGCCTGACCGAGCGGTCGAGGAAGAAGGTGCTGCTCGCCTCTCTCGATACGCGCCGCCCGGCCGCACAGGAACAGTTGCGCCAGCTCGGTGTGCAGACCGGCGTCGACACGCTGCCAATCATTGCCGGCCAGACACCCGTCGAGATCGCAGCGCGTGCCGTTCAGGCGGCCAAGCTCGGCGGCCATGATGTCGTCATTCTCGATACGGCGGGCCGCACCCATATCGATGAGCCATTGATGATCGAAATGGCCGACATCAAGAAAAAGGCCAACCCGCATGAAATCCTGCTGGTCGCCGATGCGCTGACCGGGCAGGACGCCGTCAATCTTGCGCGATCCTTCGATGAGCGCGTCGGCATCACCGGTCTCGTTCTTACCCGTATGGATGGCGACGGCCGCGGCGGTGCAGCCCTTTCCATGCGCGCCGTCACAGGCAAGCCGATCAAGCTGATCGCCACCGGCGAAAAGATGGATGCGCTGGAAGAGTTCTACCCGCGGCGCATCGCCGATCGCATTCTCGGCATGGGCGACATTGTTTCGCTGGTCGAAAAGGCAGCCGAAAACATTGATGCGGAAAAAGCCGCGGCGATGGCCAAGAAGATGCAGTCCGGCAAGTTCGATCTTAACGATCTGGCTGACCAGATCGGACAGATGCAGAAGATGGGCGGCATGGGCGGCATCATGGGCATGATGCCCGGCATGGGCAAGATGAAGGATCAGATGGCTGCGGCCGGTCTCGACGATTCGATCTTCAAGCGCCAGCTCGCTATTATCTCTTCGATGACCAAGGCCGAGCGTGGCAATCCCGATCTGCTCAAGCATTCGCGCAAGCAGCGTATCGCCAAGGGTTCCGGCACCAATGCCGCCGAGATCAACAAGCTTCTCAAGATGCATCGCCAGATGGCGGACATGATGAAGGCGATGGGCGGCAAGGGCAAAGGCGGCATGATGAAACAGATGATGGGCGGCCTCGGCGCGAAAATGGGTCTTGGAGGCCTTGGCGGCATGGGCGGCATGCCCGACCTGTCCAAGATGGACCCGAAGCAGCTTGAAGCCTTGCAGAAGCAGGCGGAAGCCGCTGGTTTTGGCAAGGGCGGCGGCTTGCCTGGCGGGCTCGGTGGTCTTCCGGGCGGGTTCGGTGGCCTGGGCGGCGGCATGCCGCGCCTGCCCGGCCTTGGTGGTGGTCTTCCAGGGCTGCCGAAAAAGAAAGGGTGA
- a CDS encoding BrnA antitoxin family protein, which produces MLIGRGGNTEIAPHLRRCGRQIPPIVNPACRIVRNFRTSRCAKNPVSIRLSPDVLDHYRSSGRGWQGRIDEALRKSIQL; this is translated from the coding sequence ATCCTCATAGGCCGAGGGGGAAATACCGAGATAGCCCCTCACCTGCGCCGTTGTGGTCGTCAGATCCCGCCAATTGTTAATCCCGCTTGCCGCATAGTCCGTAATTTCCGGACAAGCCGATGCGCCAAAAATCCGGTTTCCATTCGTCTCAGCCCGGATGTGCTCGATCATTATCGCTCAAGCGGCCGTGGCTGGCAGGGCCGCATCGACGAGGCATTGCGCAAGTCCATACAACTCTAA
- a CDS encoding sugar phosphate isomerase/epimerase family protein produces the protein MKIGMCMFLWTTSVGRKHEGLLRDIKDTGFDGVEIPVFSGTPDNYRRLGDLLERIGLERTAVSAMGDPSMNLIAPDSATRKRGIDYMKWAIDCSDALGAPMLSGPLHSTLGQFSGSGPTAAELKRSISSQLAIGDHAAKRGVTIGLEALNRFECYLFNTMDALAAHVDAVGHPNIRAMYDTFHSNIEEADPIDAFMRNSGRIVHVHISENDRGVPGRGNIPWAETFRALRASGYDGWLTIEAFGRALKDLAAATKVWRDFSETPEAVYREGHRHIRNGWDAAA, from the coding sequence GTGAAGATCGGTATGTGCATGTTCCTCTGGACGACTAGCGTCGGCCGGAAGCATGAAGGGCTTTTGCGCGACATCAAGGACACGGGGTTTGACGGCGTCGAGATCCCGGTCTTTTCGGGCACGCCAGACAACTACCGCCGGCTGGGGGATCTGCTGGAGCGGATTGGCTTGGAACGAACTGCCGTTTCCGCCATGGGCGACCCCTCGATGAACCTGATTGCCCCCGACTCCGCCACCCGTAAACGCGGCATCGACTACATGAAATGGGCAATCGACTGCAGCGATGCGCTCGGCGCCCCAATGCTGAGCGGGCCGTTGCATTCAACGCTCGGCCAATTTTCCGGAAGCGGGCCGACAGCGGCGGAACTCAAGCGCTCGATCTCCTCGCAACTAGCGATCGGCGATCACGCAGCAAAGCGCGGCGTCACGATCGGGCTCGAGGCATTGAACCGCTTTGAATGTTACCTCTTCAACACGATGGACGCCCTTGCGGCCCATGTCGACGCGGTCGGGCATCCGAACATCCGCGCTATGTACGACACCTTCCACAGCAATATCGAGGAGGCCGATCCGATCGACGCCTTCATGCGAAACAGCGGCCGCATCGTCCACGTCCACATTTCGGAGAACGATCGCGGCGTACCGGGGCGCGGCAACATTCCCTGGGCGGAGACGTTCCGGGCACTGCGCGCGAGTGGCTACGACGGTTGGCTGACGATCGAGGCCTTCGGCCGTGCGCTCAAGGACCTTGCCGCGGCGACGAAGGTCTGGCGCGACTTTTCCGAGACGCCGGAAGCGGTCTACCGCGAGGGCCACCGCCATATTCGCAATGGATGGGACGCGGCGGCGTGA
- a CDS encoding sugar phosphate isomerase/epimerase family protein, producing MHLSTHNWMRAEPLALTLRRIKKYGYESIEISGEPAQYDVKETRALLKEYGIRCWGAVTLTLGERNLAARDEGQRARSVDYVKSVITMVSELEGEIVTLVPATVGKVVPDGTEEEEWTWVVGATKECFAHARNKGVRIAVEPLNRFETYFFNRAAQALALADAVSPECGVCLDAFHLNIEEEDMYGAIRLAGKRLFDFHVADNNRFAAGLGQLDWPKIIGTLKEIGYDGAVTNEFVAPVDRTPAAKYPDMVERNPVDIPPEQLKFIQDHGSSLLTEKFYDDQMRITAETILPLIR from the coding sequence ATGCATCTTTCGACACACAACTGGATGCGGGCGGAACCGCTCGCCCTCACGCTGAGGCGGATCAAGAAATATGGTTACGAAAGCATCGAGATATCCGGCGAGCCGGCACAATACGACGTCAAGGAGACGCGCGCACTGCTGAAAGAATACGGCATCCGCTGCTGGGGCGCCGTCACGCTGACACTCGGCGAACGCAACCTTGCCGCCAGGGACGAAGGCCAGCGTGCCAGGTCAGTGGACTATGTCAAGAGCGTCATCACGATGGTCAGCGAACTCGAGGGCGAGATCGTCACCCTTGTACCGGCAACTGTGGGCAAGGTGGTGCCGGACGGGACCGAGGAGGAAGAGTGGACGTGGGTGGTGGGGGCCACCAAGGAATGTTTTGCTCATGCGCGGAACAAGGGCGTGCGCATTGCCGTCGAGCCGCTCAACCGTTTCGAGACCTATTTCTTCAATCGCGCCGCCCAGGCGTTGGCGCTCGCCGATGCCGTCAGCCCCGAATGCGGGGTCTGTCTCGATGCTTTTCACCTGAATATCGAGGAGGAAGACATGTATGGGGCGATCCGGCTTGCCGGAAAGCGCCTGTTCGATTTCCATGTCGCCGACAACAACCGTTTCGCCGCCGGCCTCGGCCAGCTCGACTGGCCAAAGATCATCGGCACGCTGAAAGAGATCGGATACGACGGCGCAGTAACGAACGAGTTCGTCGCTCCGGTCGATCGCACGCCAGCGGCCAAGTACCCCGACATGGTGGAGCGCAACCCCGTCGATATCCCGCCGGAGCAACTGAAGTTCATCCAGGACCACGGCTCAAGCCTGCTCACCGAGAAGTTCTACGACGATCAGATGCGGATCACCGCCGAGACGATCCTGCCGCTGATCAGGTAA
- a CDS encoding mandelate racemase/muconate lactonizing enzyme family protein: protein MRIKTVEAWWVSIPIEASRQHRSDFGRLTTFDAAILRIETNDGIVGWGEGKNAAGSAGTYGTLVHMLNHEVAPKLIGRDPADISSIWEMLYNGMRHEMAAISGHAMPEIARRGLSVAAISAVDIALWDILGKSLGVPVWKLLGGRKADRLPAYASGGWESADRIGGQLQSYIAAGGFKSVKMRVGAMDRAPHVSASRVRAAREAIGPDVDLMVDAHGTYTVAEAKRFIQMVTDCDLAWFEEPVIADDKPGMAEVRAAANVPIAAGESEATRFAFRDLAILRAADIFQPDPAFCGGITEAMRISSLASAFNLRFAPHLWAGAPCFFSGLHLCAASPASFVIEYSLGANPMIHDLVEETVSVKDGMIEIPDKPGLGFTINQKVLEAHAQRL, encoded by the coding sequence ATGCGCATCAAGACAGTAGAGGCCTGGTGGGTGAGCATCCCCATAGAGGCGAGCCGCCAACATCGCAGCGATTTCGGCAGGCTGACGACCTTCGATGCTGCGATCCTGCGTATCGAAACGAATGACGGCATCGTCGGCTGGGGAGAGGGGAAGAATGCCGCCGGCAGTGCAGGCACCTATGGCACGCTGGTCCACATGCTGAACCATGAGGTCGCGCCGAAGCTCATCGGCCGTGACCCTGCCGACATCTCCAGCATATGGGAGATGCTTTACAACGGCATGCGCCACGAAATGGCGGCGATTTCGGGTCACGCCATGCCTGAGATCGCGCGGCGCGGCCTGTCCGTCGCAGCCATCAGCGCCGTCGACATAGCGCTGTGGGATATTCTCGGCAAATCGCTCGGCGTTCCCGTCTGGAAACTGCTGGGTGGCCGGAAGGCGGACAGGTTGCCCGCCTATGCTTCGGGTGGTTGGGAAAGCGCGGACCGGATCGGCGGACAGCTCCAGTCCTATATCGCCGCCGGCGGTTTCAAATCGGTCAAGATGCGCGTCGGCGCGATGGACCGTGCGCCGCATGTCTCGGCGTCGCGGGTGCGGGCGGCCCGCGAGGCGATTGGCCCCGATGTCGACCTTATGGTCGATGCGCACGGCACCTATACGGTTGCCGAAGCGAAGCGCTTCATCCAGATGGTGACGGATTGCGACCTCGCCTGGTTCGAGGAACCGGTGATCGCCGACGACAAGCCGGGCATGGCGGAGGTGCGCGCGGCGGCGAACGTGCCGATCGCTGCGGGCGAGAGCGAGGCGACACGTTTTGCATTCCGCGATCTTGCCATCCTGCGAGCTGCCGATATATTTCAGCCCGATCCGGCCTTCTGCGGTGGCATTACGGAGGCGATGCGCATCAGTTCGCTCGCCAGCGCCTTCAACCTCCGTTTCGCACCGCATCTTTGGGCCGGAGCGCCTTGTTTCTTCTCCGGCCTGCACTTGTGCGCGGCTTCTCCGGCAAGCTTCGTCATCGAATATTCGCTCGGCGCCAATCCGATGATCCATGATCTTGTCGAGGAAACCGTGTCGGTAAAGGATGGTATGATAGAGATTCCTGATAAACCCGGTCTGGGATTCACGATCAATCAGAAGGTCCTGGAGGCTCACGCGCAAAGACTGTGA
- a CDS encoding FadR/GntR family transcriptional regulator, with the protein MKENSLLSDLAAYLFSNSSGNGRTPSERELAEHFGVSRGQIREALAILEAMRIVERRAKSGIYLTTTEASVEAMALFARAGVPLDPILIYETVELRKIHEIKAAELACLRATEENYQRLRDILAASEAKLAAGEGLAREDRDFHLEIVRATKNSVFYRVCSVYYMMGEQRLPIYFGDAARSRLSHEEHIRIYEALLARDGNLAQALMNAHLQGAESYWKGLIGGPAMAAG; encoded by the coding sequence ATGAAAGAAAATTCCCTCCTCTCCGATCTCGCGGCATATCTTTTCTCAAATTCGAGCGGCAACGGCCGCACGCCTTCGGAGCGGGAGCTTGCTGAGCATTTCGGCGTCAGCCGCGGCCAGATCCGCGAGGCGCTGGCGATCCTGGAGGCGATGCGCATCGTCGAGCGCCGGGCCAAGTCGGGTATCTACCTGACGACTACGGAGGCGAGCGTAGAGGCCATGGCACTTTTTGCCCGCGCCGGCGTGCCGCTTGATCCGATCCTGATCTACGAGACCGTGGAACTCCGCAAGATCCATGAGATCAAGGCTGCGGAACTCGCCTGCTTGCGGGCGACAGAAGAGAACTACCAGCGCCTCCGCGACATCCTCGCCGCGTCCGAGGCAAAGCTTGCCGCAGGCGAGGGGCTGGCGCGCGAGGACCGGGATTTCCATCTGGAGATTGTCCGAGCCACCAAGAATAGCGTCTTCTATCGTGTGTGCAGCGTCTACTACATGATGGGGGAGCAGCGCCTGCCGATCTATTTTGGCGATGCCGCCCGCAGCCGGCTCTCGCATGAAGAACATATCCGCATCTACGAGGCGCTGCTTGCCCGCGACGGCAATCTCGCCCAGGCGCTGATGAACGCGCATCTCCAGGGTGCTGAAAGCTATTGGAAGGGTCTCATCGGCGGACCTGCCATGGCCGCCGGATAG
- a CDS encoding NAD(P)-dependent oxidoreductase, whose translation MSFILSTHPLHPAAEAMLKAAGELRVASAPDPETLLREGLGAGIVVVRAPIPPAFFEDAPALRAAIRHGAGLDMVPMDAANRAGVLVANVPAVNASTVAEHVFLVTLALLRRFRLMDRELRQKGWAAGRGQSDGAADLGGRTMGIVGMGNVGKAIFRIAKFGFGLEVVATSRSPEGVPDGARFLPVDDLVAMADIVVLCCPLTPETTGLLNARRIGRMKSDAILVNVARGPVIDDVALIEALAEGRIGGAALDVFATQPLPLDHPYFGFDNVIVTPHLAGLTDESMMRMGTGAASEVLRVMKGKLPVNLRNPEVVEHYRRRFPA comes from the coding sequence ATGAGCTTCATCTTGTCCACACATCCCCTGCATCCTGCTGCCGAGGCGATGCTCAAGGCTGCGGGCGAACTGCGCGTCGCCTCCGCGCCCGATCCCGAAACGTTGCTGCGAGAAGGGTTGGGCGCGGGCATCGTCGTCGTGCGCGCGCCGATCCCGCCGGCTTTCTTCGAGGATGCGCCGGCGCTGCGTGCTGCGATCCGCCATGGCGCCGGGCTCGACATGGTGCCGATGGATGCGGCGAACCGCGCCGGCGTGCTTGTCGCCAACGTGCCGGCTGTCAATGCGTCGACGGTCGCCGAGCACGTCTTCCTCGTGACGCTGGCCCTGCTTCGGCGCTTCCGCCTGATGGACCGGGAACTGCGGCAGAAGGGCTGGGCGGCGGGGCGTGGCCAGTCGGACGGGGCGGCGGACCTCGGCGGCCGCACCATGGGCATTGTCGGCATGGGCAATGTCGGCAAGGCGATTTTCCGGATCGCGAAGTTCGGTTTCGGCCTGGAGGTGGTCGCCACGAGCCGGTCGCCGGAAGGTGTACCGGATGGTGCGCGCTTCCTGCCGGTCGACGACCTCGTCGCGATGGCCGACATCGTCGTGCTCTGCTGTCCGCTGACGCCGGAGACGACGGGCCTGCTCAATGCCCGTCGCATCGGCCGCATGAAGTCCGATGCCATTCTGGTTAACGTCGCGCGCGGCCCGGTTATCGATGATGTAGCGCTGATCGAGGCGCTGGCCGAGGGCCGCATCGGCGGAGCCGCGCTCGACGTCTTCGCAACTCAGCCCCTTCCGCTCGACCATCCATATTTCGGCTTCGACAATGTCATCGTCACTCCGCATCTCGCCGGTCTTACGGACGAAAGCATGATGCGCATGGGAACGGGCGCGGCAAGCGAAGTCCT